The genomic window ACAGATCTACAGTTTCATAATTTAGAGCATACACAAAACGTGGTAAATGCTGTAAGAGAAATTGCTAAGGCAGAAAATGTGGATGAAGATCAAATTATTCTTCTTGAGATAGCAGCTTGGTTTCATGATACAGGTTACACTTGTAGTGATTGCAGTAACCATGAAATTAAAGGGGTGGATATCGCAAAAGATTATTTAAAAGATAAAGTAAGTCCGGAAGAATTAGATACCATATCTAACTGTATTATGGCCACAAGGATTCCTCAAACTCCGCGTAATTTATTAGAACAAATTATGTGCGATGCCGACTTATCTCATTTGGGGACATCAAGTTTTGAGGAGTATTCCGAAGCCTTACGTAAAGAACGCTCTGAGGTAGCGGAACAAGGACAAATTACAGAGTCTCAGTGGCTCGTAATGAACCTTCATTTTCTAGCTGAACATCGTTACTTTACAAATTACGCTAGAGAACATTTTCAACCTAAAAAGGTAGAAAACATCAATAAGATAAAAAGTAATATGTCGGCCTTAATGGACGATGCTAGTCAGGAAAAAGAAAAGAAAAAGGACAAAAAGAAAAAAAAAGAACCTAAGAAACCTGCTGAATTTAAACCCAGGCGAGATATAGAAACACTACATAGAGTTTTGGCCAGAAACCAATTGGGTTTAAGTTCTATTGCCGATAGAAAAGCAAGTATTCTTCTTTCTATCAACTCCATTATTACATCATTTACTATCGGTTATCTATTTAGAAAAATTGAAGAGTTACCACAACTATTAATTCCTTCAACTATTCTAGCGATTACTGGTTTGGTATCAGTAATTTTGGCTGTTTTAGCCACAAGACCAAATGTGAGTAATAATACTAAAAAGAAACGTGACCTAAATCTGCTCTTCTTTGGTGACTTTGTAGAGCTTAATCTAAATGATTATCAGTCGATGCTAAAAGATAAGACCAAAGACCCTCAAATGATTTACGATTTGATGGCAAAAGACTCTTATTATCTTGGCAATGTATTGGATAAAAAATACAGGAAAGTTCGTTTAGCATTTAACTTCTTTATGTTTGGTATCACAGTTTCTGTGTTATCGTTCATCATCACTTTCGCGACGCTATAAATAATGAAATTCATTCGTAACCATTATCTCTTAAATAAATATATTACAGGCGTTTCTATATCGTATGTAGCATGGTATTCGCTTAATGCATTATACCTGTTTATACGTCATGATGCCCTTTCTCAATACAGTGAATTATTAAACTATGAATCGATTCACTATGAACTAAACTTTGCACTTTTCGCCAATGGTTTTATCTCTATATTCCTAAGTATTTTCTCTTGGAACTTCTATTATTTCTTAGATAGAAGAGGCCGAATGGGCACGACCAAGAGAATTATTATTGCTATACTTTTAGTCAGTATTGTTACTCCATCTTTCCTATTCTTAACAAGAATGGCGGGTACAATGGTTTTCCCTGATGGTATCCCCTATTTCAATAATTTTACTGAAGGAGGCTTTCTAGTTTATATTTTCTATGTTTTAATGAGTACAGTTCTCATCAATTCCCTTTTCCAACTAAAGGATATACTTGGTCCAGAACTATTCAGTACGGTTATTCAGGGGAATTACTATGTGCCTAAGGAAGAAGAAAGGATATTTATGTTCTTGGATTTAAATAATTCTACTACAATTGCAGAATGTTTGGGACACTTAAATTACAGTCATTTTATATCCGATTGTTATACAACAATGACTGATGCGATAGATCAAAACAAAGCCTCAGTTTATCAATATGTAGGTGATGAAATTGTGCTTACTTGGCCGATTAAGAAAGGAATTAAGAAGAACAGGTGTATCCAAATACTATTTGATATCCAAAATTCATTTGAAGAGAGAAGAGAATATTTTACTAAGCAATTTGGTTCTTTTCCTGAATTTAAAGCAGGTGTTCATTCTGGTAAAGTTGCCGCTACTCAAATTGGAGTGATCAAAAGAGAAATGGCCTACCATGGTGATGTGGTTAATTCCACAGCACGACTACAAGAAATGTGTAAAGAATTGGGAGTGAATTATCTAATATCAAAAGATCTAGCCGACCAATTAGATTATCAGTTTATTGAGTTGGGTGAAGTTCAGCCTCGAGGTAAATATCAAAAAATTAAAGTGTTTGGGTTAGAGAACCCAAGTGTTTATGAACCTGTTTTACAGAAAATGGTTTAGAAATAACTTGTACATCTATTAACAAACAAAGCCTGTGATATAATTATAAAATCACAGGCTTTTTAATTAACTAAAAATGAACCAACTACATTATTAGCAATAACAAATATTTATTAATTTCATTTTTTTTATAAAACAAGGTAGGGTATCAATCTACATGATTGTATTAGTAGTACAATACATTATTAAAGCAACAATTATAAAAAATATTAATACTTCGTTCATTCATTTAACTTATAATCATAGTTGTATTATATATCTAAACATTAGCCCTAGATCAATAACCCAATTTTATTGCATCGCTTAATTTATAACTATCAAAAATTATCAACAATAAAATATAAATCTAATTCTAAAGCCAGCCTTTTAAGGTTGGCTTTTTTTATTTTATGAATATATTTGGGTATTACATTTTTTATTGTGCCATTTTTTAAAATAATCATGAAAACTATTATCCTTTTTCTAATCCTCTTTTCCCATCAAATAATAGCCCAAAATAGTTTACAAACTGAAGTGACGGACATAGAGAATAAAATTAATAATTGTTCATCAAAGGTTATCCGAGATCAACTTGGTGGCGATTGTTATATTCAGTCATTTCTTTACAAATTAAATGATATTGATGTGGTTAAAATGATGATTGATTGTGGTGATCATAAAAATCAAATCATCTATTTTGTTTCTGATAAACAAGGAAAAGTAATAAAGAAAATTGACTTGATAAATACTCCAGATTTTATCAGAGGGTATGATGTTTCTAACACACTTTTTGATGTTGTAAAAAAGATAAAAGTTGATCTTGAAGATAAAGCAGACGATTTGAATACGCTATTAATATCAAGGGATTTAATTTTGATACCATCGGAATTAAATGATTCAGAGATACTCGAAATCCAAAAAGAATTTGATATTGAATTAGGATTAAAAACAACAAAAAAGGAGCGCCTAAAATAGGTACTCCTTTCTAACATATTACTTTCTTTTTTTAATTTACTATATGATTACTCCACACAAGGAGTAATCGTACTATTATCTACGACTGTGTAATCGCTTACACCTTCTAACCTTTCGTTGAAAATAATGTCTCCATACATTTGAAGACCTTCGTTTTTCTTAGTAATCATGTCAGCAAATGCACACCAATTCCCATATGGATTGTCCACCGTTTCTACATAAACTGTAAAACCACTCCATCCTAAGTAAGCTACTTTTTCAAAACCAAGCATCGTGTCCATCAAACGAAGTGGACTCCACTGACCGCCTAGTTCAACACTAGAAGTTACTTGCTCAACATTCTTGAAGAATTCGAATGTATTCAATTTCACACCTACATCTGTAAGAATTACTGTCGATACTGAAGTGGCCATATTGAATGCTGTAATATCGATCTCTGCACTCGGGTCATCATAATTATAAATACCCCAAATCGTTACATTGTTCGCCGATTCTAAAGCGTTGAATGCATTGAAATGATTTAAGAAATTCATATTCTCAATCGTGATGCTGCTGTACTGACCAACTGAAGTTAAAGCATTAAAAGCATCAATTGTTTTCATCTCTGAGTTACTTGAGATATAAATACCTCCACCTACAGTTTCCAATTTACCGAAGGTCACCAAGTGCTCAATACCTGTGCTTTCTCCACCGAATCCGATACCGAATCCGCCACCACCAGAGTTATTAACCACTTGTAGATCATTCGCGACGTACGTCAACTCATCCATTTCTAAAACAGATAATTTAGCATTACCTGAGATCGTTAAACTACCATCGACCATATCTAAAGCAGGGAACGCTAAAGTGGCAGTTTCTTTCAAGGCGTTCAATACAAAATCACCGTTTACTTGAGTTAATGCAGTAAGTACAACAGCATCTTGTCCGATAGACTCTAAAGTCATGTCATCATTAGCGACAACTAAACCACTCATATCAAATGTTGTAATCACTGATCTTGAGAAATAACCACCAAACTCATCCATTCCTTCGTGTAAACCGTTTACATGTACTTCCTCGTTTACATAAGCCAAGCTTGGTAATTCAACCGTTTCCAATGATGTATTTCCAGAGATCATCAATTCACCACCTACCGATTTCAAGTTCTCCATAACCAACGAGGTAATCGACATCTGATCTTTCACCATCAATGATGCTCCAATATTTTCTACATCCCAGTCGATAGCAGTTACCTCACCTACATGAACATTTCCACCAACGAAAACTACGTTTTGT from Flammeovirga yaeyamensis includes these protein-coding regions:
- a CDS encoding Pycsar system effector family protein — its product is MNTINTDLLLDVEKYAKENITDLQFHNLEHTQNVVNAVREIAKAENVDEDQIILLEIAAWFHDTGYTCSDCSNHEIKGVDIAKDYLKDKVSPEELDTISNCIMATRIPQTPRNLLEQIMCDADLSHLGTSSFEEYSEALRKERSEVAEQGQITESQWLVMNLHFLAEHRYFTNYAREHFQPKKVENINKIKSNMSALMDDASQEKEKKKDKKKKKEPKKPAEFKPRRDIETLHRVLARNQLGLSSIADRKASILLSINSIITSFTIGYLFRKIEELPQLLIPSTILAITGLVSVILAVLATRPNVSNNTKKKRDLNLLFFGDFVELNLNDYQSMLKDKTKDPQMIYDLMAKDSYYLGNVLDKKYRKVRLAFNFFMFGITVSVLSFIITFATL
- a CDS encoding adenylate/guanylate cyclase domain-containing protein; translation: MKFIRNHYLLNKYITGVSISYVAWYSLNALYLFIRHDALSQYSELLNYESIHYELNFALFANGFISIFLSIFSWNFYYFLDRRGRMGTTKRIIIAILLVSIVTPSFLFLTRMAGTMVFPDGIPYFNNFTEGGFLVYIFYVLMSTVLINSLFQLKDILGPELFSTVIQGNYYVPKEEERIFMFLDLNNSTTIAECLGHLNYSHFISDCYTTMTDAIDQNKASVYQYVGDEIVLTWPIKKGIKKNRCIQILFDIQNSFEERREYFTKQFGSFPEFKAGVHSGKVAATQIGVIKREMAYHGDVVNSTARLQEMCKELGVNYLISKDLADQLDYQFIELGEVQPRGKYQKIKVFGLENPSVYEPVLQKMV